The nucleotide sequence TTTTAACAATGAATCCGATGAGTTCAAATCAACAAATTGACGGCTAGATAGTTCATCAGGTAAAACAGCATCACTGTCAAGCTTTACTGGAATAATATATATATCATCACTTAGTTTTTCTTCTAAGTATTTGAGTGCTATCTTAATTTCTCTTTGAACATAGCCACGTTTATTAACAGAGCTATTAGAAATAAAGATAATAATAATTTGGGACTTGCCAAGATTTCTTTTAATCTCAAGATCCCAGTTTTGTCCGCCGAGTAATTTCTTACAGTCAATCCATGTGTTGGGATAACCATTTGTTACTAAATATTCATAAACCGGTAAAACTCTCTCCCGATCCTGGCTTGCATAGCTTAAAAATACTTGTATCTCACTTTGCTCTGTCATATTTTTTTACCCTTAAAGATAACCTCCTCTCTGTCTCCCTGTCTCTGCATAAAATAAAAATAAGGTGGGCAGTGCCCACCCATCCGATTGCTTTTACTTACCCATACCCAATTGTTGAGCCTTTTGGTAAACCTTACCCTCCGTTAACAGAGAAGGCGCAATTACCACCTCAACCTGCTGCATCTCCTTAATATCTTTAGCGCCCAAAGTCCCCATACTGGTTTTAAGAGCGCCTAAGAGATTATGAGTACCATCATCAAGTTTAGCCGGACCTCTCAAAATTTCTTGAATTGTTCCGGTTGTACCCACATTAATCCGAGTTCCTCGCGGTAACACCGGACTAGGGGTGGCCATCCCCCAGTGAAACCCTCTACCGGGCGCTTCTGCTGAACGAGCAATGGGAGAACCAATCATCACCGCATCCGCACCACAGGCAATACATTTACAAATATCACCACCGGTAATAATGCCACCATCAGCAATCACTGGAACATATCTACCCGTTTCCTGATAATAATCCTCTCTAGCCGCCGCACAGTCAGCCACCGCCGTTGCTTGGGGAATACCCACCCCCAACACGCCGCGAGAAGTACAAGCCGCACCTGGACCAATACCCACCAAAATTCCAGCCGCTCCTGCTTTCATTAGCTCAAGTGTGACCTCATAAGTAACACAATTGCCTAAAATTACCGGCATCGGCATATTTTGAGAAAATTGGGCTAAATCTAGCGGATTAATCGAGGCAGGGGACAAATGGTCGGTAGACACCACTGTCGCTTGCACAAAGACTAAATCGGCTTTGGCAAGGGCGACGACTTCCCCAAAAGAGTAAGCCCCCGCAGGCGTTAAGCTAACTGCCGCGATGCCGCCTTGCTGTTTAATTTCGCTAATGCGTTGTTTAATTAATTCTGGCTTAATGGGTTCAGCATAGAGTTCTTGCATCAACCCGACAAATTCCGATTTTCCGACAGAAGCAATACGGTCTAAAATAGGATTGGGATCAGCGTAACGAGTTTGAATTCCTTCTAGGTTGAGAACGCCTAAAGCGCCTAATTCTGAAAGTAATACCGCCATTCGCACATCGACTACACCGTCCATTGCACTAGCAATAATCGGGATTTCTCGCTCGATCCCACCAATAGAAAAGCGAGTATCTGCCAAACTAGGGTCTAGAGTCCGCACTCCGGGGACCAGTGCTATCTCATCGATACCATAGGCTCGACGAGCGATTTTACCCCGTCCAATGATAATATTCACTCTTTGTCTATCTTATTCCCAAGGCTATTAGCCTAGGCTATCAAATTTTTAGGGCTTTGGGGAATAGGTATTTGGTTTTTATCCTTGTACCTAGTCCTTATTTATAGTTTATTACGAGTCAACTACTCCGACCCGAAGAAGGCGCTCTTGTCGGAACTTGCATCTAAACTCCACCGCAACTCCAAAAACCTTTGCAGATTCTTGGCTTTGGCTTCATCGTCTGACACATTAGGGGATGCTGACAAAATCCCCGTACTCATCCAGCTACTTGATTTTAGGTTTCACCCTAATAGCTTTTAGTCTCTCTACCCCGCTTCGCGCTCGGGTGGAGACTCACGCGCATTTGTTGAATTGTTTGTTGCTAACCGTACTTTTCCCGACGGGTTTTACTGTATTAAAGCATTATGGCTCTTTTTAAGCTTTCGTTACAATGAGTAATGAAGAGGTAGAGCTAATTAGGTTTTACCAACAATCAAAGGAGGAAATCCACAGATGAACGGCAACATTCGTGTAGGTAACTTATTTGGGATACCTTTTTATGTAAATCCATCTTGGTTTTTTGTTTTGGGGTTAGTTACCCTCAGTTATGGAGGAGATTTAGCTCAATTTCCGCAACTGAGTGGGATTACACCTTGGTTGTTAGGATTTGTTGCCGCACTACTCCTATTTGCTTCTGTGGTTGCCCATGAATTGGGACATAGTTTTGTCGCACTCGCTCAAGGTATAGAAGTTAAGTCTATCACTTTGTTTCTTTTTGGTGGATTAGCCAGCTTAGGGAAAGAATCTGAAACCCCGCTTCAGGCTTTTTTAGTAGCGATTGCAGGACCGGTTGTTAGTTTACTTCTGTTTGGCTTGTTTTTGCTGATCTCGAATCAACTGGCTTTGCCCACTCCGCTTGCTGCTATCGTCTCTATGTTAGCTTATATTAACTTAGCCTTAGCTGTTTTTAACTTGATTCCTGGGTTGCCCTTAGATGGTGGCAATGTTTTAAAATCTGTTGTCTGGCAGATTACTGGTAATCCGAATAAAGGCGTTATTTTTGCCAGTCGAGTCGGTCAATTATTCGGTTGGTTAGCGGTTATTATTGGAGCCTTATCGATTTTTGGCGTGAGTCAAATTGGCAGTTTTTGGACTTTATTAATTGGCTTTTTCTTGTTACAAAATGCGGGGTTTTCTGCCCAAACGGCTAGGGTTCAAGATACTTTAGGGAGTTATAAAGTTGAAGAAGCGATTATTCCCGATAGCCCCATTGTTTCGGCTGACTTAACTTTACGAGAATTCGTTAATGAATATGTCATTGGGAAAAAAGAATGGAGAAAATTTTTAGTGACCAATGAAGATAATAAATTAATGGGAGTTCTTTTGATTGACAGCTTAAAGCAAGTTCCTACTTCTCAATGGACGGAAGTCCTAGTCAAAGACTTAATTCAACCGGCAGATACTATTAAAACGATTCAGGCTGAACAATCTTTACTGGATGCGGTAAAACTTCTAGAAGATCAAACCTCTCCTCAGTTAACGGTTATCCGAGGCGATGGGGTTGTAGTGGGATTATTGGAAAAAGCTTCGGTTCTCAGATTCTTGCAGGAAAAGGCACAAGCTAAAGCCGCTTAATAAATCAACCATCCATAAATCATAAACCATGAGCGATCAGCAACTTAACTTAGGGCTGATTGCTCCTAGCTAATGACCCATAACTGAGATCTGATAAAATCGAAGGGGTTAGTTGCTCAAAAGGAATTAAATATGGCTCAAGAATATCTTCGTGTTGTGGCTCGGGTGGCGGCTCTGCCTGATAAAGTGGAGGAAGTTAAAGCTATTCTCAGTGAACTTATTGAACCCACTCGTCAAGAAACCGGTTGTATTCAATATGAGCTTTTACAAAATCAAAATGACCCAACAGATTTTACCTTTGTGGAAACTTGGACAAATAAATCATCTTTATATACTCATCTCGCTAACAGTCATATTCAAGCGGCTATTAAAAAATTTGAGGGTTTAATCGCGGCTGAACCGGATATTCGTTTGTATGATCAATTATTTTGACAACTGAGTCAGGCTATAGATAATTTTGCCTTATCCATTATTTGAACCCCGCCCTTGAAGGACGAGGCCTTCATGAGAGCTTACTCTCAAACGGGAGTTGAAATTTTAGATTTTTTTTCCTGCTTTTTAGATACTGTTCGCTTGAAGAACGAACCGAAACCCAAGGCTGTACTTACGCCAAAAATAGTAAAGGGTTCTGGAACGACTTGGGGGGTTTGGCGCATGGAGTAAGACCATATTCCAGGGACAGGATCAATTAGGTTGCTACCATTAACCAAATTTAAAATAGATGAGCTAAAAGAACCTGGCAGTACCCATAAATTTATCCCATCACCAGCATCGAAGCCAGCTAGAGCAGGTGTCCCACCCAGTCCATTCGAGCCTCCAGAGGCATCTCCTGTAGTCCAGTTAAGGCCGGCATAGCGAAACTCAATGTCCAAGTATCCTCCTTTAAAGTCTTGCCTCCGATCCCGCAGGACAACTTGGAAAGTATTGGTTTTATCACTATGTTGATTATAATAGCCAACTTGATCCCAAGTAACCACAATGGTCTTCTCATTAGGATAACCCACGTAAACGGTCCCGCAATCTTCGCATCGGGTATCCACATCTGCCCAGTAAGGGGCAATTATTGGGTAGTTGTAGTTGCTAACAGGAAATGGTTCAGGAGTGTAACTACGGAATGGAGCAATGGTCACGGTGCCATTCGGGTTAACAAAAAAAAACATACGAGAGCCGAAGAGGGGAAAGGGTAGGGTTAATGGGTCTGGTGTGTGTTCCCCTGGCTCTAAATCATGGTTAAGTTTTGAAGTCGCATAACCATATCCGGCAGGACCACCTAAACCCTTGATTAAAACATTGGGATTGGTAATTTGTGCGTTAGCTCTCTGGGGCAATGTTGCACACAGCAGCAACAATACGGACGCACTGAAGCCAAAGGCGCAGTCTTTGAGCCTATTTGAACGATTAAACATCATATTGGCTGAAAATTAGGAATTTATGACAGAATCCTAACATATAGCATTTGCATAATCAATCTTTTACAAAATCAAAATGACCCAACAGATTTTACCTTTGTGGAAACTTGGACAAATAAATCATGTTTAGATACTCATCTGGCTAACAGTCATATTCAAGCGGCTATTAAAAAATTTGAGGGTTTAATCGCGGCTGAACCGGATATTTTCTCTCTCAACTTTTAGGCAAATGGAGAAGAATAATTTTGCCTTCTCCATTATTTGAACCCCGCCCTTGAAGGACGAGGCCTTGATCAGAGCTTACTCTCAAACGGGAGTTGAAATTTTAGATTTTTTTTCCTGCTTTTTAGACACTCTTCGCTTGAAGAACGAACCGAAACCCAAGGCTGTACTTACGCCAAAAATAGTAAAGGGTTCTGGAACGACTTGGGGGATTTGGCGCATGGACACCTGGCCTGGGCTAACAAAAGTTAGTCCTGTTACGAATGCTTGAACATCGTTGGGGTCTAGCCCAGCCTCAACCTCGATCCCTCTGATACTGAAACGATTCACGCCACCTGGCGAGAAAGTGAAAGGATTGCCACCCGTCAAAAAGATGCCACTATTCTCGTAGTCATTGATAGTAGGATTAAACAGCCAAAGTTCATAATTATTATCGCCAATGCCAGTGGGCAGAAGAACAGAGGCAATGTTTGGGCCTGAATCAACAACATAGTCGTAACCGATGCCAACTAATGGATCGATGAAGACTGGGATATTAGGGTCTTGAATATTAAAATTAAATTCCCATCCGTTATCTGTCACCACAGGAAGAAGAGGATTGCTTGGAGTAGTTCCTGGGATAGTTCCTGGGACACTACCTTGTCGGATCGCGAAAGACCATATTCCAGCGACAGGATCAATTAGGTTGCTACTATTAACCAAATTTAAAATATATGAGCTAAAAGAACCTGGCAGTGCCGAGAAATTTATCCCATCACCAGCATCGAAGCCAGCTTGGGCAGGTGTACCACCCAGTCCATTCGAGCCTCCAGAGGCATCCCCTGTAGTCCAGTTAAGGCCGCCATAGCGAAACTCAATGTCAAAGTCTCCTGGAGTAAAGTCCTGACTCCGATTCCGCAGGACAACTTGGAAAGTATTGGTTTTATCACTATGTTCATCATAATAGCCAACTTGATCCCAAGTCACCACAACCGTGTCTGAATTAGGAGAACCCACGTAAACGGCCCCGCAATCTTGGCATCGGGTATCCACATCTGCCCAGTAAGGGGCAATCATTGGCTGGTTGCTAACAGGAAATGGTTCAGGAGTGTAACGAAAGAGTGGACTTTCGAAGGTCAGGTTGCCATTGTTGTTAATCCAAAACTCGTTAAAGTAGTTGCCAAAAAAGTTGATGGTAAAGGGTAGGTCTAATAAGTTGGACGAGCCATCATCGTTAGGTTCTTGAGATAGCTCACCATATCCCGCAGGACCACCTAAGCCATTGATTAAAACATTGGGATTGGTAATTTGAGCGTTAGCTCTCTGGGGCAATGTTCCACACAGGAGCAACAATACGGACGCGCTGAAGCCATAGGCGTAGTCTTTGAGCCTATTTGAGCGATTAAACATTATATTTTCTGTAAATTGGTATTTGATGACAGAAGCCTAACATATAGCATTTGCATAATCAATCTTTATAAGCAGACTTCACAGAATCTTTAATTTATTGCTTTTAAATGTATTAAATATATAAAGAGACGACTATCATAGGATTAAAATCATGGAAGATTTTTTTAATAACATTTCTCGCTACCCTCGCTACCTGATCAGTTTTTCTTTAGGCATCTTCTTTTCCTTCTTTGGATGGATGAAACCTCTATTTAAGAATCCGCTCACAGCGATCGCAACGATAGGAATGTTAGTCGGAGGGTTTGTGTTTTTATTCTTTACCCTACGAGCTATGTTAGGGGTATCTACAGTATGATCAACGTAGATCTGAATCTCTTAGCAAGAGACTAAGTAACGGATAGGGGTTGAAATAACATAATCAACCCTACTTAAAGCCCATAAAGTTAGCAATAGGGGGCGAAATCATGGCTACCGATCGTCGAGTTTCTCGCGTTTCCTCCTTAATTAAACGCGAAGTCAGTCAAATGTTACTCTACGAGATCAAGGATGATCGAGTAGGTGCGGGGATGGTGAGTGTCACCGATGTAGATGTGTCCGGAGATTTACAGCACGCGAAAATTTTCGTCAGTATCTACGGCACAGAACAAGCAAAAGCAGAAACAATGGAGGGCTTAAGATCGTCAGCCGGTTTTGTACGCCGTGAACTTGGCCAACGGATACGCCTCCGGAGAACCCCTGAAATAGTGTTTTTTGAAGATCGTTCTTTAGAGCGAGGCGATCGCACATTACATCTACTCAACCAACTCCGGGATACTCGTCAAGAAGATGATGAGGATATAGAGCCTGCACAAGAGGACCTCAGTTAAGCGTTGTGAAAGATTGTAGCGAGTTTTCCCTCAAACAACAGATCGGACAAATGGTGGTCGTTAGAGCGTCTGGCTATTTGTTCGATCACCAAAGACTTTATCCGCAATGGGAAGCAACTAATGAGCAATTACGGCATTGGTTAGAAACTTTAAATCTGGGTGGGGTAATTTTCGTCGGCGGCAGTGCGGCAGAATTAGCCCTGAGAACTCAGCAGCTACAAAACTGGGCCACTACCCCCCTTTTAATGGCAGCAGACCTCGAAGAAGGGGTAGGACAGCGTTTTAGTGCCGCCACACAGTTTCCTCCCATTATGGCATTAGGAGAAATTGCTAAAGAGAACTTATCAATGGCTCAATCTTTAGCGGCTAAAATGGGAGCGATCACGGCGGCGCAAGCTCATGAAATTGGGATTAATT is from Gloeothece verrucosa PCC 7822 and encodes:
- a CDS encoding PEP-CTERM sorting domain-containing protein, whose amino-acid sequence is MFNRSNRLKDYAYGFSASVLLLLCGTLPQRANAQITNPNVLINGLGGPAGYGELSQEPNDDGSSNLLDLPFTINFFGNYFNEFWINNNGNLTFESPLFRYTPEPFPVSNQPMIAPYWADVDTRCQDCGAVYVGSPNSDTVVVTWDQVGYYDEHSDKTNTFQVVLRNRSQDFTPGDFDIEFRYGGLNWTTGDASGGSNGLGGTPAQAGFDAGDGINFSALPGSFSSYILNLVNSSNLIDPVAGIWSFAIRQGSVPGTIPGTTPSNPLLPVVTDNGWEFNFNIQDPNIPVFIDPLVGIGYDYVVDSGPNIASVLLPTGIGDNNYELWLFNPTINDYENSGIFLTGGNPFTFSPGGVNRFSIRGIEVEAGLDPNDVQAFVTGLTFVSPGQVSMRQIPQVVPEPFTIFGVSTALGFGSFFKRRVSKKQEKKSKISTPV
- a CDS encoding site-2 protease family protein, which translates into the protein MNGNIRVGNLFGIPFYVNPSWFFVLGLVTLSYGGDLAQFPQLSGITPWLLGFVAALLLFASVVAHELGHSFVALAQGIEVKSITLFLFGGLASLGKESETPLQAFLVAIAGPVVSLLLFGLFLLISNQLALPTPLAAIVSMLAYINLALAVFNLIPGLPLDGGNVLKSVVWQITGNPNKGVIFASRVGQLFGWLAVIIGALSIFGVSQIGSFWTLLIGFFLLQNAGFSAQTARVQDTLGSYKVEEAIIPDSPIVSADLTLREFVNEYVIGKKEWRKFLVTNEDNKLMGVLLIDSLKQVPTSQWTEVLVKDLIQPADTIKTIQAEQSLLDAVKLLEDQTSPQLTVIRGDGVVVGLLEKASVLRFLQEKAQAKAA
- a CDS encoding PEP-CTERM sorting domain-containing protein, with translation MMFNRSNRLKDCAFGFSASVLLLLCATLPQRANAQITNPNVLIKGLGGPAGYGYATSKLNHDLEPGEHTPDPLTLPFPLFGSRMFFFVNPNGTVTIAPFRSYTPEPFPVSNYNYPIIAPYWADVDTRCEDCGTVYVGYPNEKTIVVTWDQVGYYNQHSDKTNTFQVVLRDRRQDFKGGYLDIEFRYAGLNWTTGDASGGSNGLGGTPALAGFDAGDGINLWVLPGSFSSSILNLVNGSNLIDPVPGIWSYSMRQTPQVVPEPFTIFGVSTALGFGSFFKRTVSKKQEKKSKISTPV
- the rbfA gene encoding 30S ribosome-binding factor RbfA, with translation MATDRRVSRVSSLIKREVSQMLLYEIKDDRVGAGMVSVTDVDVSGDLQHAKIFVSIYGTEQAKAETMEGLRSSAGFVRRELGQRIRLRRTPEIVFFEDRSLERGDRTLHLLNQLRDTRQEDDEDIEPAQEDLS
- a CDS encoding putative quinol monooxygenase; the protein is MAQEYLRVVARVAALPDKVEEVKAILSELIEPTRQETGCIQYELLQNQNDPTDFTFVETWTNKSSLYTHLANSHIQAAIKKFEGLIAAEPDIRLYDQLF
- a CDS encoding putative quinol monooxygenase — protein: MNLLQNQNDPTDFTFVETWTNKSCLDTHLANSHIQAAIKKFEGLIAAEPDIFSLNF
- a CDS encoding GuaB3 family IMP dehydrogenase-related protein, coding for MNIIIGRGKIARRAYGIDEIALVPGVRTLDPSLADTRFSIGGIEREIPIIASAMDGVVDVRMAVLLSELGALGVLNLEGIQTRYADPNPILDRIASVGKSEFVGLMQELYAEPIKPELIKQRISEIKQQGGIAAVSLTPAGAYSFGEVVALAKADLVFVQATVVSTDHLSPASINPLDLAQFSQNMPMPVILGNCVTYEVTLELMKAGAAGILVGIGPGAACTSRGVLGVGIPQATAVADCAAAREDYYQETGRYVPVIADGGIITGGDICKCIACGADAVMIGSPIARSAEAPGRGFHWGMATPSPVLPRGTRINVGTTGTIQEILRGPAKLDDGTHNLLGALKTSMGTLGAKDIKEMQQVEVVIAPSLLTEGKVYQKAQQLGMGK
- a CDS encoding DUF751 family protein; this translates as MEDFFNNISRYPRYLISFSLGIFFSFFGWMKPLFKNPLTAIATIGMLVGGFVFLFFTLRAMLGVSTV